The Streptomyces seoulensis genome contains a region encoding:
- a CDS encoding helix-turn-helix domain-containing protein has product MPERDGPEVVGRRVQRLRAERGMTQRQLAEPAYTPAYISTLEAGRVRASDDALRHIADRLGVTFDELASGRPAHLATALRLRLTEAQRVLADGQAEEAVERYAALLAEAEAHGLVREQAAALLGLGECALETGELHAARDHFEQAEGRLSEETLPVRVPALRGRAVAHYLAGEIRYAVYLLETALDELNRGGLHDPDALLHLYTAVIGPYMDMGAHARAAQAAEFALALAPRAADPALIARMHRSVARTLLAEGRHAEADASLAKAAGLYRQLRLRTELANCHWMRGYVHAQADELERAEAELRQALDMLAETRAALYRSQAAVELADVLHRRGRPAEAAALLDGVLGDFSSERGAVHAAAAHRLLGIIAEDAHETDSAEEHYVRALSLLERAGAAGDLADLCRLLGDLLRRTGRTEAALDAYRTGLGHRTTPGTTTLGPAPAGPPF; this is encoded by the coding sequence ATGCCGGAGCGGGACGGTCCGGAGGTGGTCGGGCGGCGGGTGCAACGACTGCGCGCCGAACGCGGTATGACGCAGCGACAGTTGGCCGAGCCGGCCTACACCCCCGCCTACATCTCCACCCTGGAGGCGGGCCGGGTGCGCGCCTCCGACGACGCCCTCCGGCACATCGCCGACCGCCTCGGCGTGACCTTCGACGAGCTGGCCTCGGGCCGGCCGGCCCACCTCGCCACCGCCCTGCGGCTGCGGCTGACCGAGGCGCAGCGGGTGCTCGCGGACGGCCAGGCCGAGGAGGCGGTGGAGCGGTACGCGGCTCTGCTCGCCGAGGCCGAGGCGCACGGCCTGGTGCGCGAACAGGCCGCAGCCCTGCTGGGACTTGGCGAATGCGCGCTGGAGACGGGCGAACTCCACGCGGCACGGGACCACTTCGAGCAGGCGGAGGGGCGGCTGTCCGAGGAGACCCTCCCGGTACGGGTACCCGCGCTGCGCGGCCGCGCCGTGGCGCACTACCTGGCCGGGGAGATCCGGTACGCGGTCTACCTGCTGGAGACGGCCCTCGACGAACTCAACCGGGGCGGGCTGCACGACCCGGACGCCCTGCTCCACCTCTACACCGCCGTCATCGGCCCCTACATGGACATGGGCGCCCACGCCCGCGCCGCCCAGGCCGCCGAGTTCGCGCTCGCCCTCGCCCCGCGCGCCGCCGACCCCGCGCTGATCGCCCGTATGCACCGCTCGGTCGCCCGTACGCTCCTCGCCGAGGGCCGGCACGCCGAGGCCGACGCCTCCCTCGCCAAGGCGGCCGGGCTCTACCGCCAGTTGCGGCTGCGCACCGAACTCGCCAACTGCCACTGGATGCGCGGCTACGTCCACGCCCAGGCGGACGAACTGGAGCGTGCCGAGGCGGAGTTGCGGCAGGCGCTGGACATGCTGGCCGAGACCCGCGCGGCGCTGTACCGCAGCCAGGCCGCGGTCGAACTGGCCGACGTGCTGCACCGTAGAGGCAGACCCGCCGAGGCCGCCGCCCTCCTCGACGGCGTCCTCGGCGACTTCTCCTCCGAACGCGGCGCCGTCCACGCCGCCGCCGCCCACCGCCTGCTCGGCATCATCGCGGAGGACGCCCACGAGACGGACTCCGCCGAGGAGCACTACGTCCGCGCCCTGAGCCTCCTGGAACGGGCCGGAGCCGCCGGCGACCTGGCCGACCTCTGCCGCCTCCTGGGCGACCTCCTGCGCCGCACGGGCCGTACGGAAGCGGCCCTGGACGCCTACCGGACCGGCCTGGGCCACCGCACGACTCCGGGCACGACGACGCTGGGGCCCGCACCGGCGGGCCCGCCGTTCTAG